In Cherax quadricarinatus isolate ZL_2023a chromosome 5, ASM3850222v1, whole genome shotgun sequence, the genomic window tgttctcGCTGtcgttatgttcttgctgtggttatgtttttgctgtggttatgttcttggtgtggttatgttcttgctgtggttatgttcttgctgtggttatgttcttggtgtggttatgttcttgatgtggttatgttcttgctgtggttatgttcttggtgtggttatgttcttgctatGGTTATattcttgctgtggttatgttcttgctgtggttatgttcttgctgtggttatgttcttggtgtggttatgttcttgctatggttatgttcttgctgtggttatgttcttgctgtggttatgttcttggtgtggttatgttcttgctatGGTTATGTTCTggctgtggttatgttcttgctatggttatgttcttgctgtggttatggtcttgctgtggttatgttcttggtgtggttatgttcttggtgtggttatgttcttgttgtggttatgttcttgctgtggttatgttcttgctgtggttatgttcttgctgtggttatgttcttgcgtggttatgttcttgctgtggttattatgttcttgctgtgcttatgttcttgctgtggttgttatgttcttgctgtggttatgttcttgctgtagtTGTTATGTTCTTGATGTGGTTGTGTTCTtgctatggttatgttcttgctatgattatgttcttgctgtggttgtgttcttgttgttgttgtgttcttgctgtggttatgttcttgctgtggttatgttcttgctgtggttgcgttcttgttgtggttgtgttcttGCTGTGgctgttatgttcttgctgtggttatgttcttgctgtggttatgttcttgctatGGTTATGTTATTGCTGTGGTTAGGTTCTTGCTctggttgttatgttcttgctgtggttatgttcttgctgtggttatgttcttgctgtggttatgttcttgctatggttatgttcttgctgtggttatgttcttgctgtggttatggtcttgctgtggttatgttcttgctgtggttatgttcttgctgttgttgttatgctCTTgatgtggttatgttcttgctgtggttatgttcttgctgtggttatgttcttgctgtggttatgttcttgttgtggttatgttcttgctgtagttgttatgttcttgctgtggttatgttcttgctgtgattatgttcttgttatggttgtgttcttgctgtggttgttatgttcttgctgtggttatgttctgcTGTGGTTATATTCTtgctatggttatgttcttgctgtggttatgttcttgctgtggttatgttcttgctgtggttatgttcttgctgtggttatgttcttcctgtggttatgttcttgctatggttatgttcttgctgtggttatggtcttgctatggttatgttcttgctatggttatgttcttgctatggttgtgttcttgctgtggttatgttcttgctgtgttTACGTTCTtgctatggttatgttcttgctgcgattatgttcttgctgtggttatgttcttgctgtggttatgttcttgctgtggtatgttcttgctgtggttatgttcttgctgtggttatgttcttgctatggttatgttcttgctgtggttatgttcttgctgtggttatgttcttgctgtggctATGTTCTtgttatggttatgttcttgctgtggttatgttcttgttatggttatgttcttgctatggttatgttcttgctatggttatgttcttgctgtggttatgttcttgctgtggttatgttcttgctgtggttatgttcttactgtggttatgttcttgctgtggttatgttcttgctatGGTTATGTTTTTactatggttatgttcttgctgtggttatgttcttgttgtggttatgttcttgctgtggttatgttcttgctgtggttatgttcttgctgtggttatgttcttgctgtggttatgttctttCTGTAGTTATGTTCTtgctatggttatgttcttgctgttatgttcttgctgtggttatgttcttgctgtggttatgttcttgctatggttatgttcttgctgtggttatgttcttgctgtggttatgttcttgctatggttatgttcttgctgtggttatgttcttgttatggttatgttcttgctattgttatgttcttgctgtggttatgttcttgctgtggttatgttcttgctatggttatgttcttgctatggttatgttcttgctatggttatgttcttgctgtggttatgttcttgctattgttatgttcttgctgtggttatgttcttgctatGGTTATGTTTttgctatggttatgttcctgctgtggttatgttcttgctgtggttatgttcttgctgtggttatgttcttgctgtggttatgttcttgctgtggttatgttcttgctgtggttatgttcttgctgtggttatgttcttgctgtggttatgttcttgctgtggttatgttcttgctatggttatgttcttgctatggttatgttcttgatgtggttatgttcttgctgtggttatgttcttgctgtggttatgttcttgctgtggttatgttcttgctatAGTTATGTTCTtgctatggttatgttcttgctgtggttatgttcttgctatggttatgttcttgctgtgattatgttcttgctgtggttatgttcttgctatttgttatgttcttgctatggttatgttcttgctgtggttatgttcttgctgtggttatgttcttgctgtggttatgttcttgctgtggttatgttcttgctgtggttatgttcttgctgtggttatgttcttgctatggttatgttcttgctgtggttatgttcttgctgtggttatgttcttgctgtggttatgttcttgctgtggttatgttcttgctgtggttatgttcttgcagtggttatgttcttgctgtggttatgttcttgctgtggttatgttcttgcagtggttatgttcttgctgtggttatgttcttgcagtggttatgttcttgctgtggttatgttcttgctgtggttatgttcttgctgtggttatgttcttgctgtggttatgttcttgctgtggttatgttcttgctgtggttatgttcttgctgtggttatgttcttgctgtggttatgttcttgctgtggttatgttcttgctatggttatgttcttgctatggttatgttcttgatgtggttatgttcttgctgtggttatgttcttgctgtggttatgttcttgctgtggttatgttcttgctatAGTTATGTTCTtgctatggttatgttcttgctgtggttatgttcttgctatggttatgttcttgctgtgattatgttcttgctgtggttatgttcttgctatttgttatgttcttgctatggttatgttcttgctgtggttatgttcttgctgtggttatgttcttgctgtggttatgttctggctgtggttatgttcttgctgtggttatgttcttgctgtggttatgttcttgctatggttatgttcttgctgtggttatgttcttgctgtggttatgttcttgctgtggttatgttcttgctgtggttatgttcttgctgtggttatgttcttgcagtggttatgttcttgctgtggttatgttcttgctgtggttatgttcttgcagtggttatgttcttgctgtggttatgttcttgcagtggttatgttcttgctgtggttatgttcttgctgtggttatgttcttgctgtggttatgttcttgcagtggttatgttcttgctgtggttatgttcctgctgtggttatgttcttgctgtggttatgttcttgctgtggttatgttcttgctgtggttatgttcttgctgtggttatgttcttgctgtggttatgttcttgcagtggttatgttcttgctgtggttatgttcttgctgtggttatgttcttgctgtggttatgttcttgctgtggttatgttcttgcagtggttatgttcttgctgtggttatgttcttgctgtggttatgttcttgctgtggttatgttcttgctgtggttatgttcttgcagtggttatgttcttgctgtggttatgttcttgctgtggttatgttcttgctgtggttatgttcttgctgtggttatgttcttgcagtggttatgttcttgctgtggttatgttcttgctgtggttatgttcttgcagtggttatgttcttgctgtggttgttgtgttcTTTCAGCACTTCTCAAATTAAGAGCCATTAAATAAGATTTCTCTGTGTAGTGACGATGATGATGGCGGTGGGTGGGCGGTGAGTGGGCGGTGGGTGGGCGGTGAGTGGGCGGTGGGTGGGCGGTTAGTGGCGGGgctggagagaggaggagagaaggtTGTAGGTTGGGAAGGTTTGGTAGgcgttgtgggtggtggggaaacgGTAGGTTAGGGGGAGTAGGAGacgtgaggggggtgggggagtaGGAGacgtgaggggggtgggggagttGGAGacgtgaggggggtgggggagtaGGAGACGTGAGGGGGGTGGGGAGTAGGTGACGTGAGGGGGGCGGGGGAGTAGGAGacgtgaggggggtgggggagtaGGAGacgtgaggggggtgggggagtaGGTGacgtgaggggggtgggggagttGGAGACgtgagggggtgggggagtaGGAGACTTGAGGGGGGCGGGGGAGTAGGAGacgtgaggggggtgggggagtaGGAGACTTGAGGGGGCGGGGGAGTAGGAGacgtgaggggggtgggggagtaGGAGACTTGAGGGGGGCAGGGGAGTAGGAGacgtgaggggggtgggggagtaGGAGACTTGAGGGGGCGGGGGAGTAGGAGACGTGAGGGGGCGGGGGAGTAGGAGACGTGAGGGGGGCGGGGGAGTAGGAGACGTGAGGGGGCGGGGGAGTAGGAGACGTGAGGGGGCGGGGGAGTAGGAGACGTGAGGGGGCGGGGGAGTAGGAGACGTGAGGGGGCGGGGGAGTAGGAGACGTGAGGGGGCGGGGGAGTAGGAGACGTGAGGGGGCGGGGGAGTAGGAGACGTGAGGGGGCGGGGGAGTAGGAGACGTGAGGGGGCGGGGGAGTAGGAGACGTGAGGGGGCGGGGGAGTAGGAGACGTGAGGGGGCGGGGGAGTAGGAGACGTGAGGGGGCGGGGGAGTGGAAGACTGGTTGAAGAgggtgaaaattattattatcatcttgggggaagcgctaaacccggaggattatacagcgcctggggggggggatgtggaaggcattcaggcttaattcggggaactggagcacagatccaattccctaaatcaagagcccctcaccaacatcaaggaaccttccctgaggggaagagggtgagaagggagaggggagaaggtaAGATATAGAGGGGGGGTGAAGGATTCGGGATGGAATGAGGAAatggtgtggtgggggtagggatGGATAGAGAGTTAAGGGAAGGGGTGGGAATGgttggggagggggtgaggatAGATGGGAAGCGGTGGGGATGGATGGGGAGTGGTTAGAATGGTTGGGGAGAGGGCGGGGGTGGGGAGGTAGGGGTGGGGGTGGATGGAGAGGAAGTGGAGTGGATGGGGACGGGGTgagggtgtatggggagggttggGGAATGATGGGAAGGGGTGTGAGGTGTGGGAAGCAGGTACCGGTAGAGGATGTGTACCTAAGCATCAATTATGTTATCAACTCGAttgtgttttggtggtggtggtggtggtggtggtggtggcactggtggtggtggtggtggtggtggtactggtggtggtgttggtggtggtggtggtggtggtggtggtgatggtggtactggtggtggtggtggtggtggtggtggtggtggtggtggtggtggtggtggtggtggtggtggtggtggtggtactggtggtggtggtggtggtggtggtactggtggtggtggtggtggtactggtggtggtggtggtggtactgctggtggtggtggtggtggtggtactggtggtggtggtggtggtggtggtggtggtggtggtggtggtggtggtagtggtggtggtggtggtggtggttgtggtggtggtggtggtggtggtggtactggtggtggtggtggtggtactggtggtggtggtggtggtggtggtggtggtggtggtcctggtggtggtggtggtggtggtggtggtggtggtggtggtggtggtggtggtggtggtggtggtggtggtggtggtggtactggtggtggtggtggtggtggtggtactggtggtggtggtggtggtggtggtggtggtggtcctggtggtggtagtggtactggtggtggtggtggtggtggtggtggtggtggtggtggtggtactggtggtggtggtggtggtactggtggtggtggtggtggtggtggtggtactggtggtggtggtggtggtggtggtactggtggtggtggtggtggtggtggtggtggtggtggtactggtggtggtggtggtggtggtggtggtggtggtactggtggtggtgctggtggtggtggtactggtggtggtggtggtggtggtggtggtggtggtactggtggtggtactggtggtggtactggtggtggtactggtggtggtactggtggtgttggtggtggtggtggcactggtggtggtggtgctggtggtggtggtggtggtggtgatggtggtggtggtggtactggtggtggtggtgctggtggtgatggtgttggtgatggtggtggtggtggtggtgctggtggtggtggtggtggtggtggtggtggtgctggtggtggtggtactggtggtggtactggtggtggtggtgctggtggtggtggtggtactggtggtggtggtggtggtggtactggtggtggtggtgctggtggtggtggtggtggtggtggtggtggtggtggtggtggtactggtggtggtactggtggtggtactggtggtggtactggtggtggtactggtggtgttggtggtggtggtggcactggtggtggtggtgctggtggtggtggtggtggtagtggtggtggtggtggtggtactggtggtggtggtgctggtgctggtggtggtggtggtggtggtggtggtggtggtggtggtggtggtggtactggtggtggtactggtggtggtactggtggtggtactggtggtggtactggtggtgttggtggtggtggtggcactggtggtggtactggtggtgctggtggtggtggtggcactggtggtggtactggtggtgttggtggtggtggaggtagtgatgatggttgtggtggtagtggggtagtgttggtggtagtggtggtggtagtggtggtagtggtggtggtgctgatagtggtggtggtgctgatagtggtaatggtggtggtagtgttgttggttcaggtgttggtagtgttggtggtagtggtggtggtggtggtggtactagtgatggtagtggtggtgctggtaatggtggtggtactggtggtggtagtggtggtgctggtggtgttggtagtagtggcggtgttggtaatggaagtggtggtagtggtggtggtactggtaatggtagtggtatggGTTGTGGTACTGGcgaaggtactggtggtggtggaagtagcgatggtggttgtggtggtggtggtactggtagtggtggtagtggtggtggtagtggtggcagtggtggtggtagtggtggtgttggtggttgtgctgatagtggtggtggtagtggtggtggtagtggtggtgatagtggtgtagtggtagtggtggtggtggtactggcggtggtagtgatggtggtggtggtggaggtagtggtggtgttggtgatggtgatgggagtggtactggtactggtggtggtagtggttgtgctgatagtggtagtggtagtggtggtggtagtggtggtggtggtactgatagtggtggtgatactggtgatggtagtggtggtggtagtggtggtggtattggtgatggtagtggtggtggtactggtggcggtagtggtggtggtagtgttggttctggtgatgatagtggtggtggtagtggtggtgttggtggtggtactggtgatggtagtggtggtgctggtgctggtaatggtggtggtactggtggtggtagtggtggtactggtggtactggtggtgctggtagtggtatcggtgttggtaatggtagtggtggtagtggtggtggtatttgtaatggtagtggtaggagTTGTGGTACTggcgaaggtagtggtggtggtggaggtagtgatggtggttgtggttatggtggtactggtagtggtggtggcagtggtagtagtggtggtggtggtactggtagtggtagtgcaggAACCCAGATAGAGGAACTTAACATACCACTAACTAGTTAGTCTCTCCAATagatcactacaaactggtatagCGTTAAGATATATAACTCATCAGACACACGAACCATTTGTTTACCTTCTAATATCTCACCTATTATTGTGTGTCTGCTGCTATCATTGCCCGTAATCACCTATTTTACCAATATCCTGCTGTCAGTACCAACATGACACCATCGTGAAGGTACTCTCGTATTAcaaatgtaatataataatagtcAAAGCAACTTCAAGAGTATACAAGGCAATCCAAACCATATATACAAAATTCCTTTGAAGTCAAGCTCTCTAAGTCAATCTTTGCATTATTTAGGCAAGCTTAGTCAAGCActgagtaggttaggttaggttaggttaggtcaggtttgtttcctgacgcgggtcttagtcatatgatgacctgcagctggagcttgtggtcatctgaccgaggccttcctctggcttacctctccacccctATTAAAAATTGTgctttataacagtagtggtgaagatgatcaTGCATTTTTGCATGAAGATGATCATGCCTTTTTATATGAAGATGATCATGCATTTTTGTATGAAGATGACCATGCATTTTTGTATGAAGATGACCATGCATTATTTATCAAGATGACGAAGCACTTTTTTTTCAGAAAATGCCTTCGATCATGTTATCGAAGTAATCACCGGAGTTCAAAATATACAAGAAAATCCACCGGAGAACCACGTCGAGCCTTTCCCAGGCAAGACTTACGTGTGCACAGGCTGGCGGTACCCTCCTTCCCTGCGACGAGTGCTGAAGGCTGCCGCAATGACCGCAATGAGAGCGAACAGACTAACGAGTCCCACCAACACATAACCAGCGTTCCCGATCACTATTTGTTGGTTGGTGTTCCCAGTAACGAAGAAGCGgcttccttcctccttcttcttcttctcctccgaTAAcgccttctgctgctgttgctcctcatTCGCAGCATATTTTCCATCCTCCTGCTGTTTGTCCTGCTGGGTGGGGAGGCTCGCAGCCGCCAGAATCAGTCCCAGTATCAACCAGGCGACGAAAATTCCTGTAAAATAATATCAGAAACAGCCAGTGGAAAATAtatattgcatttttttttttacatttattaaTATCTGTTTAATTCTGTTGTTGGTATGGCCTAGTGTAGAGTGCACGATGGTGTGTCACAGTGTGAGTTAGGTGTGAcctgtagtgtgtgaggatgttTTTTAGTGTGTCATGGGTGATGGTATTTCTCGGCGATGGTGACCGTGTAAATGCAACATTTCATTTAAATGTTGCTGCAGACCCGAGAGCAGCTCAAACCGTCCAGATGGAATCACAATATTTGTCAGTATTCATATTGCTAAAGCTTCATCCAGCTCCACAGAagtaggtttggttaggtaagattagtcaggaaacaggacaagtgtttcctgacgcgggtcttggtcatatgatggcccgccactggagcttgtggtcatctgaccgacgctTTCCAGTGGTTTACCGTTGGACGTGTGCATCCTACTCTGGAACAAGAAACTGGAACATGAAAATACGCTGAGAGCGTATTTTACCCACGAGCCGAGGGTCTCCCTTAACTTCCAAAACAAAGTTGCAGCGAATAATGCTTTACAGTCTTATGGAACTCCTTAAAGAAAGTTGTCCAAGGACCCGGAGctatcctctcctcttccttggatcgtaCCTGATTACCTGATAATCCCCGGGGAGCTGTGTGACCCtatgggcttagcgcttccccatgatacaACTGGCTGCATCATTTTTTCACAATTCTCTGAGAGACTAGCTCTGGTCATTGCAGATGTTAATCTGCGATTCCGAATAATATCCTTACATACGGCAAGCAGCTGGTGTGGGATCAAATATGTGCATCTACAGTACTTCCTCGTGTACTTTGCTATATATTTTATTTGCATCCAAAAATGCGGCAGTCAGTTCATCTCGTCTCTTTGAGTATTGTTGAATTTTGTGCTTCAGTGAAAACACTGTACCCACTCACCTTCAACTCTCTCTAAATCGCTAGTTTTTTTATTACAGTCATACTTTCTGTAATAATCTCATTCTATAAATCACAATTTTTTCCATATATTTTACTTGTTATACATGGCAGATATAGTACCTACAATTCTTACACCTTGTCAGCTCTTtggtacctccctccctccctccccacctttttTTTTGGAGCACACCGAATCAATGGAATAGTCAATTCACAAATGTTTTCAGCCTTAAGATAAGCGACCTTGCTGTTACTCACACCTTTAACTAAGTTACTCCTTCGATCACTCTATATAGTATCTCcttctggctcttcctcattctAACAGAGTTCATTTCTTTCTCTAAGCATGATTTTTCTGCCTTTATTTTATCATCTATATGTAATAATTCCACCCTTGTAAGGGCGAGTAATTCGGTGAATTATTCTTGATTCAATCTTAAATGTAATTTTCTCACATTCCCCACAAGTTGCTTGATCACTATCCCGTAGGCATAAAAAGaatatttttttgtttaaatATTTCTCTAACTCATATTCTAATATGACAAATCCATTTGCATCCTTGATTTTCCGCACGTTAATAATCTCTAAAATCAGCAGATATTGCCTCGGCTATTCGTTCACACGCTACCAACACTCCATCATTATATTAACCTCCGAAAATCACACCGGTCTAAATGTAACCCTTTGAAAATCAAAGAGTGATGCAGAGACTGTTCCCGGAGCCCTAGAATCTGTCTTCCCTTATGCTACCTCTCGCACAGAACGAGTAGGATTCGATCGCAtggcgagtcctaaaactcacttgCCATAGGTTCAGGCCTCACACCGTTTCCCTGACttgtttacagtcgtgttatTGCGATTGCTCGAGTCATTGACTTGAGTGTTGCAACCGGCTAATCTCCTGCAGGAACCAGGTCACAGAACTCACTAACCGGTGGACAACACCAGGAATCACCATCGTGAAAGTGATTGTTACGGTGATGCCAACAACATGTGGATAAAgatacttgtgtacagttcaagacattaattcaaggaaacgtttcaccacgagtggtttcttcagtcctgaaGCCACTGAAGAAGAAGCTCCATTAACAAATGTCCTGAACTGAATGCAAGTGTCATTTTTCCAAAATCACCATCGTATTAACGCTTGATACGTTCCTGCCATCAAAGACCTTTTTTTAATATACATTTGCATATCATACTCCAAATTTCCATTTCCAAATTTGGCACACTATGCAAATGGCttgcttattaaaaaaaaaaaagaggaacaaCGCAATTTCACTTGGACGAGTTAAACACACGAGAGCCTACCCTTGAAGGAGGCCATCTTGGTTACTGTGTTTAACTGAGAACCTCTCAATAAGGTGTTGAGTTCTTGGTGATGATAGCAACCCCACGAAACTGGCCATCAAGCCGCCACTTACTCACCTTATATACTCTTCTCGTACTCCTTCACCGTGGCTAAAAGTAACAGGTGTAAAAGTTCGGTGAAGAAAACGCAACGAACGACACACAGAAAACGGCCACTCTGCGGCCTACTCGTCGCTGCTTTCTCATGGTTATTGTTTGGGGGGGACCACAAATGTTATTGTCATGGTGATTTAGAGTTAGGGTGTTTTCATTTTAACGACTAGCAACGTAATTACCACGTGTAGAGTGAGATGCACCAGCTGTTCCTCTCCATGGCCGTGGCATTGCAGAAAGTCCAGTCCCATATGTCTGTGTGTTATGATTGCAACTACTGCCAGTGATGTTGCTACGACAACTGCTAAGACTGGGACTACTGCTTCTGTTACAATAACTACTACTGATACTGTTAGTAATGCTGTTGTTActagtactaataataataatgtcttagTGGAAGGTTTGAATTAGTTTAGGGTTGTGTATTCTAATTTACATTTTTATAGAAAAAAATTGTGTATTAGTTTACATGTAACAACTTCAGATCTTCAACTCTAATGCTTAAatgtcttatttatttattttttattattattattattattattattattattattgttgttgttgttgttgttgttgttgttgttgttgttgttgttgttgttgttgttgctgttgttgttgttgctgttgttgttgttgttgttgttgctgttgttgttgttgttgttgttgttgttgctgttgttgttgttgttgttgttgttgttgttgctgttgttgttgctgttgttgttgttgttgctgttgttgttgttgctgttgttgttgttgttgttgttgttgttgttgttgctgttgttgttgttgttgttgttgttgttgttgttgttgctgttgttgttgttgttgttgttgttgctgttgttgttgttgttgttgttgttgttgttgctgttgttgttgttgttgttgttgttgttgttgttgttgttgctgttgttgttgttgttgttgttgttgctgttgttgttgttgttgttgttgttgttgttgttgttgttgctgttgttgttgttgctgttgttgttgttgttgttgttgttgttgttgttgttgttgctgttgttgttgttgttgttgttgttgttgttgttgttgt contains:
- the LOC128684736 gene encoding uncharacterized protein; amino-acid sequence: MASFKGIFVAWLILGLILAAASLPTQQDKQQEDGKYAANEEQQQQKALSEEKKKKEEGSRFFVTGNTNQQIVIGNAGYVLVGLVSLFALIAVIAAAFSTRRREGGYRQPVHTSYEAPSSHEDSYDIHRTLDDAANKYD